In Chitinophaga nivalis, a single genomic region encodes these proteins:
- a CDS encoding ABC-F family ATP-binding cassette domain-containing protein, with protein MHYVTVEGLTKSFGTKPLFRDISFHIEEGDKIALVALNGTGKSTLLRILCGKDAPDAGKVWIHKDVTVVMLEQQHGFDLSKTILENIFDHNNPVLNVIKEYELLTEEGIEPDVDKLASAISRMDELNAWHFDAKVKQILGKLNIHKLDQPVGSLSGGQQKRVALAKVLIDIGFEHKHVLLIMDEPTNHLDVSMIEWLENYLDQERVTLLLVTHDRYFLDSVCNEIMELDQEQLFIYKGDYENYLEKKATREENDRASVDKARNLYRKELEWMRKQPKARTTKSKARQDAFYDVKERASTRVQEQQLELNVKMTRLGGKILELKKVYKAYNDLVILKGFDYTFKKGERVGIVGKNGVGKSTFLNMLLGIEQPDSGKINVGETIVFGDYSQTGLEVKEDMRVIEFVKNIAENFPLADGTKVSAAQFLELFLFPAEKQYTYISKLSGGEKRRLHLLSILFRNPNFLVLDEPTNDLDLPTLSILETFLQEFQGCVIIVSHDRYFMDKLVEHLFVFEGGGEVRDFPGNYTQYREWQKEDDRKKTAPKKEERIEQVVAAPVVESKTRKLSFKEKRELEMLEQEIEKLETEKKTIEAQLASGELPFDKMEPMTHRIGEIMQLLDDKGMRWLELSELNG; from the coding sequence ATGCATTACGTTACAGTAGAAGGGCTCACCAAATCTTTTGGTACCAAACCATTATTCAGGGATATTTCTTTTCATATAGAAGAAGGCGACAAAATAGCGCTGGTAGCGCTGAACGGTACGGGGAAATCGACCCTGCTCCGCATCCTGTGCGGGAAAGACGCACCGGATGCCGGTAAGGTATGGATCCATAAAGATGTAACGGTAGTGATGCTGGAACAGCAGCATGGCTTTGATCTTAGTAAAACCATACTGGAAAATATCTTCGATCACAATAATCCGGTATTGAATGTGATCAAGGAGTATGAACTGCTCACAGAAGAAGGAATAGAACCGGATGTAGATAAGCTCGCGTCTGCCATCTCCCGGATGGATGAGTTGAATGCCTGGCACTTCGACGCCAAGGTAAAACAAATATTAGGTAAACTTAATATACATAAACTGGATCAGCCTGTGGGTTCTCTGTCAGGGGGCCAGCAGAAAAGGGTGGCACTGGCTAAAGTGTTGATCGATATCGGCTTTGAACATAAGCACGTATTGCTGATCATGGACGAGCCTACCAACCACCTGGATGTATCCATGATTGAATGGCTGGAAAATTATCTTGACCAGGAAAGAGTCACGTTATTACTGGTAACGCACGACCGTTATTTCCTGGACAGCGTATGTAACGAAATCATGGAGCTGGATCAGGAACAGTTATTTATCTACAAAGGTGATTATGAAAATTACCTGGAGAAAAAAGCCACCCGCGAAGAAAATGACCGGGCCAGTGTAGATAAGGCCCGTAACCTGTACCGGAAAGAACTGGAGTGGATGCGTAAGCAGCCTAAAGCCCGTACCACTAAGTCGAAAGCCCGCCAGGATGCATTCTATGACGTAAAAGAAAGAGCCAGCACACGTGTACAGGAGCAGCAACTGGAGCTGAATGTGAAAATGACCCGTTTGGGCGGCAAAATCCTGGAACTGAAAAAAGTATACAAAGCTTATAATGACCTCGTGATCCTGAAAGGGTTTGACTATACCTTTAAAAAAGGAGAGCGCGTAGGTATTGTAGGTAAAAACGGGGTCGGTAAATCTACCTTCCTCAATATGCTGCTGGGCATCGAACAACCGGATTCCGGTAAAATCAATGTGGGAGAAACCATTGTATTTGGCGACTACTCACAGACCGGGCTGGAAGTGAAAGAAGATATGCGGGTGATTGAATTTGTGAAAAATATCGCGGAAAACTTCCCGCTGGCTGATGGTACAAAGGTGAGTGCCGCGCAGTTCCTGGAGTTATTCCTCTTTCCCGCAGAAAAACAATACACCTATATCTCCAAATTAAGTGGCGGGGAAAAGAGAAGACTGCATCTGCTGTCGATCCTGTTCCGCAACCCCAACTTCCTGGTATTGGATGAACCTACCAATGACCTGGATCTGCCTACTCTCAGCATTCTGGAAACGTTCCTGCAGGAGTTCCAGGGCTGTGTGATTATCGTAAGCCACGACCGTTATTTCATGGATAAACTGGTAGAACACCTGTTTGTATTTGAAGGTGGTGGTGAAGTGCGTGACTTCCCGGGTAACTATACCCAGTACCGTGAATGGCAGAAAGAAGACGACCGGAAAAAAACAGCGCCGAAAAAAGAAGAACGAATAGAGCAGGTGGTAGCGGCGCCGGTAGTAGAAAGTAAAACCCGTAAGCTTTCTTTCAAAGAAAAGCGGGAACTGGAAATGCTGGAGCAGGAAATAGAAAAACTGGAAACAGAGAAAAAGACAATTGAAGCCCAGCTGGCCAGTGGTGAATTGCCGTTCGACAAGATGGAGCCGATGACACACCGGATCGGTGAAATTATGCAACTGCTGGACGATAAAGGTATGCGTTGGCTGGAATTAAGTGAATTAAACGGATAA
- the fcl gene encoding GDP-L-fucose synthase — protein MNQQDKIYVAGHRGMVGSAIVRRLQQAGLSNIVTRTSSELDLRDQSAVAAFFEQEKPAYVFLAAAKVGGIMANNTYRGQFIYENLMIQNNVIHQAHLNDVKKLMFLGSSCIYPKLAPQPLKEEYLLTGPLEPTNEPYAIAKIAGIEMCDAYRAQYGSNFISVMPTNLYGPNDNYDLNNSHVLPAMLRKMHEAKTKGAAEVTLWGTGTPKREFLHADDMADACFYLMQNYNEQGLVNIGVGEDISIGDLAAMIKRIVGYEGQLVFDTTKPDGTPRKLMDVTKLHSYGWKAAIGLEEGISKVYQDVQATNWLK, from the coding sequence ATGAATCAGCAAGATAAAATATACGTTGCCGGACACCGGGGAATGGTTGGTTCTGCTATTGTGAGACGTTTGCAGCAAGCAGGCCTCTCCAATATTGTTACCCGTACTTCAAGTGAACTGGATTTGCGTGATCAGTCTGCAGTGGCAGCCTTTTTTGAACAGGAAAAACCAGCATACGTTTTCCTGGCGGCAGCCAAAGTAGGAGGCATTATGGCCAATAATACGTACCGCGGACAATTCATTTATGAGAACCTGATGATACAGAATAACGTGATTCACCAGGCACATCTGAATGATGTGAAAAAGCTGATGTTCCTGGGTTCTTCCTGTATTTATCCTAAACTGGCTCCCCAGCCGCTGAAGGAAGAATACCTGCTGACAGGCCCGCTGGAACCTACCAACGAACCTTATGCGATCGCAAAGATTGCCGGTATCGAAATGTGTGATGCCTATCGGGCGCAGTATGGCAGTAACTTCATCTCTGTGATGCCTACCAACCTATATGGTCCCAACGATAACTACGACCTGAATAATTCCCATGTATTGCCTGCCATGCTGCGTAAGATGCATGAGGCAAAAACAAAGGGTGCTGCGGAAGTAACTTTGTGGGGAACGGGTACGCCTAAACGTGAATTCCTGCATGCAGATGACATGGCAGATGCCTGCTTCTACCTCATGCAAAACTATAATGAGCAAGGCCTCGTCAATATCGGTGTAGGTGAAGATATCAGCATCGGCGACCTGGCGGCCATGATAAAAAGAATAGTAGGCTATGAAGGCCAGCTGGTATTTGATACCACCAAACCGGATGGTACTCCCCGGAAACTGATGGATGTAACCAAGTTACATAGTTATGGCTGGAAAGCTGCTATCGGATTGGAAGAGGGTATCAGTAAAGTATACCAGGATGTACAAGCCACCAATTGGTTAAAATAA
- the gmd gene encoding GDP-mannose 4,6-dehydratase, producing MKVALITGITGQDGAYLAQLLLKKGYEVHGIKRRSSLFNTDRIDHLYQDPHEKNVRFKLHYGDLTDSTNLIRIIQEVQPDEIYNLGAMSHVQVSFEAPEYTADADGIGTLRILEAVRLLGLTQKTRIYQASTSELYGLVQEVPQSEKTPFYPRSPYAVAKMYAYWITVNYREAYNMFACNGILFNHESPLRGETFVTRKITRAVAKLSLGMQDKLYMGNLDAKRDWGHAKDYVEAMWLILQQDKPEDYVIATGITTTVRDFITMAFAEVGVVVEFKGEGVEEKGFVVSNSNAACPLQPGQQVVAIDPRYFRPTEVDLLIGDPTKSKKQLGWKPEYDLPALVKEMVAADVELFQREKLLKDAGYKVLNQFE from the coding sequence ATGAAAGTAGCTTTAATTACAGGTATTACCGGCCAGGATGGCGCTTACCTGGCTCAATTGTTACTGAAGAAAGGCTATGAAGTCCATGGCATTAAAAGAAGAAGTTCGCTTTTTAATACAGACAGAATAGACCATTTATATCAGGACCCACATGAGAAAAATGTGCGGTTTAAACTGCATTATGGTGATCTGACTGACAGTACCAACCTGATTCGTATCATTCAGGAAGTACAGCCTGATGAAATTTATAACCTCGGTGCCATGAGCCATGTACAGGTGAGTTTTGAAGCACCTGAATACACGGCAGATGCAGATGGTATCGGCACCTTACGTATATTGGAAGCCGTTAGACTCCTGGGGCTGACACAAAAAACCAGGATATACCAGGCTTCTACTTCTGAGTTGTACGGCCTGGTGCAGGAAGTACCGCAGTCAGAAAAAACGCCTTTCTATCCCCGTTCTCCATACGCAGTAGCAAAGATGTATGCGTACTGGATAACGGTTAACTACCGGGAAGCCTACAATATGTTTGCCTGCAACGGTATCCTGTTTAACCATGAAAGCCCTTTACGGGGTGAAACCTTTGTGACCAGGAAGATTACCCGTGCGGTAGCCAAACTGTCACTGGGCATGCAGGATAAACTGTATATGGGGAACCTGGACGCGAAACGCGACTGGGGACATGCCAAAGATTATGTAGAGGCCATGTGGCTGATCCTGCAACAGGATAAACCCGAAGACTATGTGATTGCTACCGGTATTACCACTACGGTAAGAGACTTTATTACCATGGCATTTGCAGAAGTAGGCGTGGTCGTGGAGTTCAAAGGAGAAGGCGTAGAAGAAAAAGGGTTTGTAGTAAGCAACAGCAATGCTGCTTGTCCGCTTCAACCTGGTCAGCAGGTTGTAGCTATTGATCCGCGTTATTTCAGACCTACCGAGGTAGACCTGCTTATCGGCGATCCGACCAAATCCAAAAAACAGCTGGGCTGGAAACCGGAATACGATCTGCCTGCCCTGGTAAAGGAAATGGTGGCAGCAGACGTGGAACTGTTCCAACGCGAAAAACTGTTGAAAGACGCCGGTTACAAAGTATTGAACCAATTTGAATAG
- a CDS encoding NAD-dependent epimerase/dehydratase family protein codes for MIFVIGGSGFIGTVLGKGLTTEGKTFRNIDKQASPVFNAVTDIADVRKPEDIAKYLQRESPEDWVVLLAAEHRDDVAPTSLYYDVNVEGTEKVLQVMEEKGINKILFTSSVAVYGLNKENPTEAHPADPFNHYGKSKWEAEEVLRKWHQKDPQNRTLVIIRPTVVFGPGNKGNVYNLLKQIASGKFLMIGKGENKKSMAYVENISGFIRYCINQRMTGYQVFNYADKPDLSMNELVTVAEKALNKKLPSIRIPYGIGYLCGIGFDVLAKLSGKKLPISSVRVKKFCATTQFANEGVIKSGYKPAHTLEEGLASTLNAIMAEMQPK; via the coding sequence ATGATTTTTGTTATTGGTGGATCGGGTTTTATAGGTACGGTATTAGGAAAAGGGCTCACCACAGAAGGAAAAACTTTCAGAAATATAGATAAACAGGCGTCTCCTGTATTTAATGCAGTGACGGATATTGCGGATGTACGTAAGCCGGAAGACATAGCCAAATACCTGCAACGGGAATCACCGGAGGATTGGGTAGTACTGCTGGCTGCAGAGCATCGGGATGATGTAGCGCCTACCTCCTTGTATTATGATGTGAATGTGGAGGGAACAGAAAAGGTGTTGCAGGTAATGGAAGAAAAGGGTATCAATAAAATTCTGTTTACCAGTTCAGTAGCCGTTTACGGCCTGAATAAGGAGAATCCTACAGAAGCGCATCCGGCAGATCCTTTTAACCACTATGGTAAAAGTAAATGGGAAGCAGAAGAGGTATTGCGGAAATGGCATCAGAAAGACCCGCAGAACCGTACCCTTGTAATTATCCGGCCTACGGTAGTATTTGGGCCAGGCAATAAAGGGAATGTATATAACCTGCTGAAGCAAATCGCCTCCGGTAAGTTTCTGATGATCGGGAAAGGGGAGAATAAAAAGTCCATGGCTTATGTAGAAAATATTTCCGGCTTCATCAGATATTGTATTAATCAGCGGATGACAGGATATCAGGTGTTCAATTATGCCGATAAACCTGATTTGTCGATGAATGAGCTGGTAACGGTAGCGGAAAAAGCACTCAACAAAAAGCTGCCTTCTATAAGAATACCCTATGGTATCGGTTACCTGTGCGGAATCGGGTTTGATGTGCTGGCCAAGTTATCAGGTAAAAAACTGCCGATCAGCTCTGTGCGGGTAAAGAAATTCTGTGCTACCACACAGTTTGCCAATGAAGGGGTTATCAAAAGCGGCTATAAGCCTGCGCATACCCTGGAGGAAGGGCTGGCCAGTACACTGAACGCTATCATGGCTGAAATGCAGCCTAAATAG
- a CDS encoding glycosyltransferase, with translation MKIKQGILFLITKSEVGGAQKYVREQIAICSKEFEVYLSTNEPGWLTEHVAGEIAGQLLDKRIESRTSIGYLTRLAKYIKEHGIGLVVTNSANAGMYGRIAAKMAGAASIYVSHGWSSVYNGGKLAFLLNRIERYLARLGDKVICVSAGDYEVARDKVGIAEDKLVLLKNCIFPVNATAAADRPAANGRLKLLSVARFAHPKRMDLLVAAMKGVTDAELYLVGGGKGEEEIRSYVHAQQLDNVHLLGEIKSFNGFGDYDAFVLISESEGLPMSGLEAMSAGMPLILSNVGGCKEIVVNESLLVNNTVEDIQRAIRALQHNYVQYKMPVKSFFDINFNLLVNQDKYLGLYRSLIK, from the coding sequence ATGAAAATAAAGCAGGGAATTTTATTTTTAATTACCAAAAGTGAAGTGGGAGGTGCCCAGAAATATGTCAGGGAGCAGATTGCCATCTGTAGCAAAGAGTTTGAGGTATATCTGTCTACCAACGAACCTGGTTGGCTGACAGAGCATGTGGCCGGCGAAATTGCCGGTCAGCTGCTGGACAAAAGGATCGAGAGCAGAACCAGTATTGGTTACCTGACGCGACTTGCCAAATACATAAAGGAACATGGTATCGGCCTGGTGGTGACCAATTCGGCCAATGCCGGTATGTATGGTCGCATTGCAGCTAAGATGGCAGGAGCTGCCAGTATTTACGTTTCGCATGGCTGGTCGTCTGTATATAACGGCGGGAAGCTGGCTTTCCTGCTCAACCGCATTGAGCGGTATCTGGCCCGGCTGGGAGATAAGGTGATCTGTGTATCTGCGGGAGACTACGAGGTCGCCCGGGATAAAGTAGGGATAGCGGAGGATAAGCTGGTACTACTGAAAAATTGTATCTTTCCTGTTAATGCAACGGCGGCGGCAGACCGGCCGGCAGCCAATGGCCGGCTGAAACTATTATCTGTAGCCCGGTTTGCACATCCTAAGCGAATGGACCTGCTGGTGGCTGCGATGAAAGGTGTCACGGATGCGGAGTTATACCTGGTCGGTGGCGGCAAGGGGGAAGAGGAAATCCGATCCTATGTGCACGCGCAGCAGCTGGATAATGTACACCTGTTGGGAGAGATCAAAAGTTTCAACGGATTTGGAGATTATGATGCTTTTGTGCTGATATCAGAAAGTGAAGGTTTGCCTATGTCAGGGCTGGAAGCTATGTCAGCGGGAATGCCTTTAATATTAAGCAATGTGGGCGGATGTAAGGAAATCGTGGTCAATGAATCATTGCTGGTAAATAATACAGTGGAAGATATTCAAAGGGCTATCCGGGCATTGCAGCACAATTATGTGCAGTATAAAATGCCGGTAAAATCTTTTTTTGATATAAATTTCAATTTATTGGTCAATCAGGATAAGTACTTAGGCCTGTATCGTTCATTAATTAAATAA
- a CDS encoding glycosyltransferase family 4 protein — protein MKVVHIITGLGGGGAEKFVFNICRELINKGYSQKVIVLNDNQLDLLPLFTAAKIEVTPLNIRQQPFALISKALHFARLLRQEKNAVLHAHMFHSLVFACLIKLFHPGIKIVFTSHNFNIGSRLREVITFLLKPFRSTDILFSRKMHRKFYKDEANCRIIPNGIPTAEYDLNVKKEETYTFICVARLEKVKNQKAILVAANKLHKEGLPFKVWLVGQGDMSDELKQYAATNHLNDVIVFKGFSQEIPTLMNQANCFLLPSLWEGMPLSILEAAASGLPVVCTAVGSIPEFFSDELITYTAADDLYPVMKKVLEASSLYAEKGQVLKQYVREHFDIATTIQQHLDVYKQLAKY, from the coding sequence ATGAAGGTGGTACATATAATTACAGGATTAGGAGGAGGAGGAGCGGAAAAGTTCGTATTTAATATTTGCCGGGAATTAATCAATAAAGGTTACTCACAAAAAGTAATTGTATTGAATGATAACCAGCTAGATCTATTGCCATTATTTACAGCTGCGAAAATTGAAGTGACGCCTTTAAATATCAGACAACAACCTTTCGCTTTAATCAGTAAAGCACTTCATTTTGCCCGGTTATTGAGACAGGAAAAAAATGCTGTTTTACATGCCCACATGTTTCATTCGCTGGTATTCGCTTGTTTGATTAAACTTTTTCATCCCGGTATTAAAATAGTATTTACTTCACATAACTTTAATATTGGTTCCAGATTAAGAGAAGTAATTACCTTTTTGCTTAAACCATTCCGGAGTACGGATATTTTGTTTTCCCGTAAAATGCATCGGAAATTTTATAAGGATGAAGCAAATTGTCGCATTATTCCCAATGGAATACCAACAGCAGAATACGATCTGAATGTGAAAAAGGAGGAAACGTATACTTTTATCTGCGTAGCGCGTTTAGAGAAAGTGAAAAACCAAAAAGCTATATTGGTTGCTGCCAATAAGCTCCATAAAGAAGGGCTTCCGTTTAAAGTGTGGCTGGTTGGTCAGGGAGATATGTCTGATGAGTTGAAGCAGTACGCTGCAACAAATCACCTGAATGATGTGATTGTTTTTAAAGGGTTCAGTCAGGAAATTCCGACGTTGATGAATCAGGCCAATTGTTTTTTATTACCTTCTTTATGGGAGGGAATGCCGTTAAGTATATTGGAAGCTGCTGCCAGTGGGTTACCGGTGGTTTGTACAGCGGTTGGCAGTATCCCGGAATTCTTTTCTGATGAACTGATCACCTACACTGCTGCTGATGACTTATATCCTGTAATGAAAAAAGTATTGGAAGCGTCGTCGCTATATGCGGAAAAAGGCCAGGTATTAAAACAATATGTGAGAGAACATTTTGATATTGCAACAACTATTCAGCAACACCTGGATGTTTATAAACAATTAGCTAAATATTGA
- a CDS encoding glycosyl hydrolase family 28-related protein, translated as MKKHFGIISYLIAALFCIVGNATAMQSQVGNTLNVKSYGAKGDGVSDDTKAIQQCFDEAKKSDKATVFFPAGDYLLTAPIQYTNRDAFSIEIYGEKGKSKLMTKKFTSFFMLKGNQQPSGTAIIHDLSIIGYNPPFSASHPFYDKPGMYVFGIALFNLSNINIYNMTIRDVYGEGIYVVHDKRGKASTDVNARQVKIVNNQLLNCWGLHPSSSGGYQDEYGDGIYLSNVTGAQIRNNIVKNDLNVTKQFGRAGIVLEFNTENCIVDRNKVSGYDRDIHIEGDLGGHTISNNTLTGSEIGIFTSLVCQERPTPNPIKVVNNYISNAGIPLNNSFTRVTPMGSRALLSLHGDWKKSRINTILSKNKVVYDNTSDYTSKVLVMTWISYVNLNNNTFSQSVAANKKLSLVFGYEIGDLLNNSFTNIGDVKFDGVKVKGEKIVTGSRKGNIKTANTVSNLKF; from the coding sequence ATGAAAAAGCATTTCGGTATAATCAGCTATCTGATAGCAGCTTTGTTTTGTATTGTTGGCAACGCAACAGCAATGCAATCCCAGGTTGGGAATACGTTGAATGTGAAAAGTTATGGCGCTAAAGGAGACGGTGTTTCAGATGATACGAAAGCTATTCAGCAGTGTTTCGACGAAGCTAAAAAAAGTGATAAAGCCACCGTCTTCTTTCCTGCAGGGGACTACTTATTAACTGCTCCTATACAGTATACCAATAGGGATGCCTTCTCTATCGAAATATATGGTGAAAAAGGTAAGAGCAAGTTGATGACAAAAAAATTTACCAGCTTTTTCATGTTGAAAGGAAATCAGCAGCCATCAGGAACGGCAATTATTCACGATCTTTCCATTATTGGATATAATCCTCCTTTTTCTGCTTCGCATCCCTTCTACGATAAACCAGGCATGTATGTATTTGGTATAGCTTTATTTAATTTATCCAATATTAATATATACAATATGACTATCCGTGATGTGTACGGAGAAGGTATTTATGTTGTACATGATAAACGTGGAAAGGCTTCAACAGATGTAAATGCAAGGCAGGTTAAAATTGTAAATAACCAGCTCCTTAATTGCTGGGGGTTGCATCCATCCTCCAGTGGAGGTTATCAGGATGAGTATGGAGATGGAATATATTTGTCGAATGTTACCGGTGCGCAGATTCGAAACAATATTGTAAAGAATGACCTGAATGTTACCAAACAATTTGGCCGTGCAGGTATTGTACTGGAATTTAATACAGAAAATTGTATCGTAGATAGAAACAAAGTGTCCGGTTACGATCGGGATATTCACATTGAAGGTGATCTGGGCGGGCATACCATTTCCAACAACACCTTAACTGGTTCAGAAATAGGTATTTTTACCTCATTGGTTTGCCAGGAAAGACCTACTCCTAATCCTATTAAAGTTGTCAATAATTATATCTCCAACGCTGGGATTCCGTTAAATAATTCCTTTACAAGGGTTACTCCTATGGGGAGTAGAGCATTGTTATCATTACATGGTGATTGGAAGAAAAGCCGTATCAACACTATTTTGTCTAAAAACAAAGTAGTATATGATAACACGAGCGACTATACCAGTAAGGTATTGGTAATGACCTGGATTTCCTACGTAAACTTAAACAATAACACCTTTTCTCAATCCGTAGCTGCCAATAAGAAATTATCACTGGTTTTTGGATACGAGATCGGAGATCTGCTGAATAACTCCTTTACTAATATTGGCGATGTGAAATTTGATGGCGTGAAAGTAAAAGGGGAGAAGATCGTGACAGGTTCCCGGAAAGGGAATATTAAAACAGCTAATACTGTTTCTAACTTAAAATTTTAA
- a CDS encoding glycosyltransferase, translating into MNNELLISCVMAVNKDDGYLEEAVRSILNQTFTAFEFIIVANNCEDVFFNKLSAYKALDPRIKIYRTTIGQLPYNLNYGVDVAQGRYIARMDADDIADVNRFARQIEYMQAHPEIDVLGSNFDRINEDGSIIASNYVFYENHNDIKRNMRLKCCMCHPTVMFKKEAFLKAGGYAYGFTAEDYDLWLRMLDRNYTFHNLTDKLLQYRTHGNSATNNNSNLKRNIAYTTSLLYRRFIETKDVGYLLGLFIASSWGIKLIHLRSKALRFFAKK; encoded by the coding sequence ATGAATAACGAATTATTAATAAGTTGCGTAATGGCTGTCAATAAGGATGATGGCTATTTAGAGGAAGCGGTTCGGAGTATTCTGAATCAAACCTTTACTGCGTTTGAGTTTATTATAGTGGCCAATAATTGTGAGGATGTTTTTTTCAATAAACTGAGTGCCTACAAAGCACTGGATCCCCGGATAAAAATATATCGTACTACTATTGGGCAGTTACCTTATAATCTTAATTATGGGGTAGATGTGGCGCAGGGCAGGTATATTGCCAGAATGGATGCAGATGATATCGCGGATGTGAACAGATTTGCCAGGCAAATAGAATATATGCAAGCCCATCCGGAAATCGATGTTTTAGGTTCTAATTTTGATAGGATTAATGAAGACGGAAGCATTATTGCATCCAATTATGTTTTTTATGAAAATCATAATGACATTAAGCGAAACATGCGGCTAAAATGCTGTATGTGCCACCCAACTGTCATGTTTAAAAAAGAAGCCTTCTTAAAAGCTGGTGGTTATGCTTATGGTTTTACGGCAGAGGATTATGATTTATGGCTAAGAATGCTTGATCGTAATTATACGTTTCACAACCTTACGGATAAATTATTGCAGTATAGAACGCATGGTAACAGTGCTACTAATAATAACAGTAACCTTAAACGGAATATCGCATATACTACCAGTTTACTATATAGAAGATTTATTGAAACAAAAGATGTTGGATACTTATTAGGATTGTTTATTGCAAGCAGCTGGGGAATAAAATTGATTCATCTCAGATCTAAAGCTTTACGCTTTTTTGCAAAAAAATAA
- a CDS encoding EpsG family protein, which translates to MIYLFVFIVLAIIGGIDLIKLSKEQVYLKTFLLFFAFAILVFFAGLRYNTGPDWRDYNNFFNEIFPLYDFGRTSPAVREILEPGFIALVSFFKTIVNHNQFVFLGLAFTSLTLVFLRIKEYSLFPLATVFCYYMYGYPDNFSILRQVLSISIFFWSVKYIVNKNYIKYYVCVILACCFHNSALILFPLYFILNKRWKSKYILLAFLIAILCYQFNVVSQLFTYALSSMGGMLARYSDYLTNESLSKPKLLGTLFIERTLILGLLLYKREEFERRQKYFNVFLNIFILYNVSYLVLSQVFVLLRFIQYFAFASCILYPFLLIYFKEAYGKYIVYAGIIFILFFRGYTALILDGKDGDNPNRYLPYRSVIES; encoded by the coding sequence ATGATATATTTATTTGTTTTTATAGTTCTGGCAATCATTGGAGGGATAGACTTAATCAAACTTTCAAAAGAGCAGGTTTACCTAAAAACCTTTCTGCTTTTCTTTGCGTTTGCTATACTCGTTTTTTTTGCCGGTCTAAGATACAATACAGGACCTGATTGGAGGGATTACAATAATTTTTTTAATGAGATATTTCCACTGTATGATTTTGGCCGGACTTCTCCGGCAGTCAGAGAAATTCTGGAACCTGGGTTTATAGCACTGGTTTCATTTTTTAAGACAATTGTCAACCATAACCAGTTTGTTTTCCTGGGGCTTGCTTTCACTTCACTAACGCTGGTTTTCTTAAGAATTAAAGAATATAGCCTTTTCCCGCTGGCAACCGTCTTTTGTTACTATATGTACGGTTACCCGGACAATTTTAGCATACTCCGGCAAGTACTATCCATCAGTATTTTTTTCTGGTCTGTAAAGTATATAGTCAATAAGAACTACATAAAATACTATGTCTGCGTGATATTGGCCTGTTGCTTCCATAATTCCGCTCTTATATTATTCCCATTATATTTTATTCTGAATAAACGTTGGAAAAGCAAGTACATCCTGTTGGCATTTCTGATCGCCATTTTATGTTATCAATTTAATGTGGTGTCTCAATTGTTTACTTATGCTTTATCCAGCATGGGGGGAATGTTGGCAAGGTACTCTGATTATCTGACCAATGAATCGTTGTCTAAGCCTAAACTATTAGGTACTTTATTTATAGAAAGGACCTTAATATTAGGATTGCTATTGTATAAAAGAGAGGAGTTTGAAAGGCGACAAAAGTATTTTAATGTCTTCTTAAATATATTTATATTATATAATGTAAGCTACCTGGTATTAAGTCAGGTATTTGTGCTGTTGCGATTTATACAATATTTCGCTTTTGCAAGCTGTATATTATATCCATTTTTATTAATTTATTTTAAAGAGGCATACGGAAAATACATTGTATATGCAGGTATAATATTCATCCTGTTTTTCCGTGGGTATACAGCACTTATACTCGATGGTAAGGATGGTGATAACCCAAACAGATACTTGCCGTACAGAAGTGTTATTGAAAGCTGA